Within the Serratia sp. UGAL515B_01 genome, the region CGCTACCATCCTAGGGGCGGTGACGCCAGTACCCGACAATATGTCTGAGTATGCTTTTGCCGGGTTGTTGCGTGGCAATAAAACCGAAGTGGTCAAATGCCTTTCTAATGACCTTGAAGTGCCAGCGAGCGCGGAAATTGTATTGGAAGGTTATATCGAACAAGGAGAAATGGCACCCGAAGGGCCTTATGGAGACCATACGGGATATTATAATGAAGTTGATAATTTCCCGGTTTTTACCGTTACCCATATCACTCAGCGGCGTGACGCTATTTATCACTCAACTTATACTGGTCGTCCGCCGGATGAACCAGCAGTTTTGGGTATGGCACTGAACGAAGTGCTGGTGCCAATACTGCAAAAGCAGTTTCCGGAAATCGTTGATTTCTACCTGCCACCCGAAGGGTGTTCTTACCGTTTAGCGGTAGTCACCATCAAAAAACAGTACGCAGGGCATGCAAAACGCGTGATGATGGGCGTCTGGTCTTTCCTGCGCCAGTTTATGTATACCAAATTTGTTATCGTATGCGATGACGATGTGAATGCGCGCGACTGGAATGACGTGATTTGGGCTATCACTACCAGAATGGATCCGGCAAGAGATACCGTGTTGATGGAGAATACGCCGATTGATTATCTGGATTTCGCTTCACCCGTTTCTGGTCTTGGGTCGAAGATGGGACTGGATGCTACCAATAAATGGCCTGGAGAGACCCATCGCGAATGGGGCCGTCCTATTCAGATGGATGAGAAGGTGCGTGCGCGTATCGATGACATCTGGGATGAGCTCGCCATACTCAGTGACAGAGAACCAACGCTTTAGAGCCAGCATTTGTTCTCCGTCTTGAATTGATGACCCAACAGAGGGAACGCATGACAATATTGAGCTGTAAAGTGACCTCCGTAGAGGCCATTACCGATACCGTTTACCGAGTACGTCTGGTGCCTGAAGCATCGTTTTCGTTCAAAGCAGGGCAATACCTGATGGTTGTGATGGACGAACGTGATAAACGTCCGTTTTCTCTTGCCTCCACGCCGATGCAACAGGAGTATATCGAATTACATATTGGTGCTTCTGAACTGAATCTGTATGCGATGGCGGTGATGGATCGTGTGCTGAAAGAACAGGCGATTACCGTTGATATTCCGCACGGCGATGCTTGGTTGCGTGAAGATAGCCAACGTCCTTTGGTGTTGATTGCTGGGGGCACAGGGTTCTCTTATGCACGTTCCATTCTACTGACAGCTTTGGCAAAGCAATCTGAACGCGATATCTCGATTTATTGGGGGGGGCGTGAACTGAAACATCTTTATGATCTCAGCGAATTAGAAGCTATCTCGGTGCAGTATCCTAACTTGAAGGTTATTCCTGTAGTGGAGCAGCCGGAAAATGCCTGGCGTGGCCGCAGCGGTACGGTATTAAGCGCTGTGTTGCAGGACTTTGGTTCGTTGGCTGAGCACGATATATATATTGCTGGCCGCTTTGAAATGGCGAAAATCGCTCGCGAGCGATTTTGTGCAGAGCGTGGCGCCTTGGAATCACACATGTTTGGTGATGCTTTCTCATTTATTTGAACGGTCGTACAGCAGGTTAAAGGGGGTAACCAGATGCTACCCCGTTTTTATTAGCATCAGTATAAATCGCATCTATAAAAAACCCGCCTATGATAGGCGGGAAGCACGGCAACTAACCCTTTTTAATGCCCAGAAAGACGTTTAATCAGAGCTGTTAAATACGTTCAAACACTGTGGCAATGCCCTGCCCTAAACCAATACACATAGTCGCGAGCCCGAACTGAACGTCTCGGCGCTCCATGTTGTTCAACAATGTTGTCGAGATACGTGAACCCGAACAGCCTAATGGATGACCTAAGGCGATCGCTCCACCGTTAATGTTGACCTTCTCGTCCATGCTTTCCAGTAGCCCCAAGTCTTTAATGCAAGGAAGAGACTGGGCTGCAAAAGCCTCATTCAATTCAAACAGGTCAATGTCCTGTAGACTCAGGCCAGCGCGTTTTAACGCCAGCTTGCTGGCAGGCACTGGGCCATACCCCATGATCGAAGGATCGCATCCCACAACTGCCATTGAACGGATACGAGCACGGGCTTTTAAGCCAAGTGCTTTAGCTCGCGATTCACCCATGAGTAACATGGCAGAAGCCCCGTCTGACAATGCCGAAGAACTTCCCGCCGTTACTGTACCGCTCGCAGGATCGAATGCTGGGCGCAGTGCAGCCAGACTGGCAACGGTAGTTTCCGGGCGGATCACTTCATCATAGTCGTAACGTGTCAGTACACCGTCGGCGTCATGGCCAGTGGTGGGGATAATTTCATTCTTGAAGTAACCCGCCTGTGTTGCTGTATGGGCACGTTGGTGAGAGCGGGCTGCGAATTCATCCTGCATTTCGCGACTGATATTATGCATTCTTGCCAGCATTTCTGCGGTCAACC harbors:
- the ubiD gene encoding 4-hydroxy-3-polyprenylbenzoate decarboxylase, translating into MAYMKYRDLRDFLSLLEKRGELKRISQPIDPYLEMTEIADRTLRAGGPALLFENPKGYDMPVLCNLFGTPQRVAMGMGQEEVSALREVGKLLAFLKEPEPPKGFRDLFDKMPKFKQVLNMSTKVLGSAPCQEQVWQGDDVDLGRIPVMHCWPEDAAPLVTWGLTVTRGPYKERQNLGIYRQQVLGKNKLIMRWLSHRGGALDYLEWCQAHPGERFPVAVALGADPATILGAVTPVPDNMSEYAFAGLLRGNKTEVVKCLSNDLEVPASAEIVLEGYIEQGEMAPEGPYGDHTGYYNEVDNFPVFTVTHITQRRDAIYHSTYTGRPPDEPAVLGMALNEVLVPILQKQFPEIVDFYLPPEGCSYRLAVVTIKKQYAGHAKRVMMGVWSFLRQFMYTKFVIVCDDDVNARDWNDVIWAITTRMDPARDTVLMENTPIDYLDFASPVSGLGSKMGLDATNKWPGETHREWGRPIQMDEKVRARIDDIWDELAILSDREPTL
- the fre gene encoding NAD(P)H-flavin reductase, whose product is MTILSCKVTSVEAITDTVYRVRLVPEASFSFKAGQYLMVVMDERDKRPFSLASTPMQQEYIELHIGASELNLYAMAVMDRVLKEQAITVDIPHGDAWLREDSQRPLVLIAGGTGFSYARSILLTALAKQSERDISIYWGGRELKHLYDLSELEAISVQYPNLKVIPVVEQPENAWRGRSGTVLSAVLQDFGSLAEHDIYIAGRFEMAKIARERFCAERGALESHMFGDAFSFI
- the fadA gene encoding acetyl-CoA C-acyltransferase FadA, whose translation is MENVVIVDAVRTPMGRSKGGAFRQVRAEDLSAHLMRAVLSRNPALNASEIDDIYWGCVQQTLEQGFNIARNAALLAEIPHSVPAVTVNRLCGSSMQALHDAARTIMVGDAQISLIGGVEHMGHVPMNHGVDFHPGLGRTVAKAAGMMGLTAEMLARMHNISREMQDEFAARSHQRAHTATQAGYFKNEIIPTTGHDADGVLTRYDYDEVIRPETTVASLAALRPAFDPASGTVTAGSSSALSDGASAMLLMGESRAKALGLKARARIRSMAVVGCDPSIMGYGPVPASKLALKRAGLSLQDIDLFELNEAFAAQSLPCIKDLGLLESMDEKVNINGGAIALGHPLGCSGSRISTTLLNNMERRDVQFGLATMCIGLGQGIATVFERI